One Streptomyces sp. NBC_00223 genomic window carries:
- a CDS encoding DUF6230 family protein: MESLVRGGTRWRRFAVVMVPSIAATAAIGVAMSQGALAASFSVSGQQFKVAAKTLHGEGFVQYGSIEVPSGSGPVPVAVSAFSDATITGLCQSVVVPTPIGDVTMVLRAGNGKTPVTAHNLYIDLDQLDANATFTDINIGVAAGSNRLTDSTTKEKAGGEFAQEARIADLTDVRQRAWATSAGTFTLAGLSLRLHPGSGPDKECY; the protein is encoded by the coding sequence ATGGAGTCGCTCGTTCGTGGCGGTACCAGATGGCGGCGGTTCGCCGTCGTCATGGTGCCGAGCATCGCGGCCACGGCCGCGATAGGCGTGGCGATGTCGCAGGGTGCGCTCGCCGCGTCCTTCAGCGTGTCGGGCCAGCAGTTCAAGGTCGCGGCAAAGACGCTGCACGGTGAGGGATTCGTCCAGTACGGCAGCATCGAAGTGCCCAGTGGCAGCGGGCCGGTGCCGGTGGCGGTGTCGGCGTTCAGCGACGCCACCATCACCGGACTGTGCCAGTCGGTGGTCGTCCCGACCCCCATCGGCGATGTGACGATGGTGCTCAGGGCCGGCAACGGGAAGACGCCGGTCACGGCGCACAACCTGTACATCGACCTGGACCAGTTGGACGCCAACGCGACCTTCACCGACATCAACATCGGTGTGGCCGCGGGCAGCAACAGGCTCACCGACAGCACGACCAAGGAGAAGGCGGGCGGAGAGTTCGCGCAGGAGGCGAGGATCGCCGACCTGACGGACGTCCGTCAGCGGGCCTGGGCCACCAGCGCCGGCACCTTCACCCTGGCCGGTCTGAGCCTGCGCCTGCACCCGGGCTCGGGCCCGGACAAGGAGTGCTACTAG